A stretch of the Danio rerio strain Tuebingen ecotype United States chromosome 18, GRCz12tu, whole genome shotgun sequence genome encodes the following:
- the LOC141378719 gene encoding uncharacterized protein has translation MEGQDHAAGAGLEHGAAEGLERGAAEGLERGAAEGLERGAAEGLERGAAEGLERGAAEGLERGAAEGLEHEAAVALDHEAVAIEEALEATIQEAQVAAAIQEAQEAAAIQEAQEAAAIQEAQEAAAIQEAQEAAAIQEAQEAAAIQEAQEAAAIQEAQEAAAIQEAQEAAAIQEAQAAAIQEAQEAAAIQEAQEAAAIQEAQEAAAIQEAQEAAAIQEAQEAAAIQEAQEAAAIQEAQEAAAIQEAQEAAAIQEAQEAAAIQEAQEAAAIQEAQEAAAIQEAQEAAAIQEAQEAAAIQEVLEDLAALAALEGLAALEGLAALELPVAALEVAVAALAVTALVVASALVTQVVVAILVAQVMIFQELKQELWQERTRNRKPSCELVADWRLPHCELEGWL, from the coding sequence atggagggccaggaccatgcagcgggggcaggactggagcatggagctgcggagggcctggagcgtggagctgcggagggcctggagcgtggagctgcggagggcctggagcgtggagctgcggagggcctggagcgtggagctgcggagggcctggagcgtggagcagcggagggcctggagcgtggagcagcggagggcctggagcatgaAGCTGCAGTGGCCCTGGATCATGAGGCTGTGGCCATTGAGGAAGCTTTGGAGGCgaccattcaggaagctcaggtggcggcggccattcaggaagctcaggaggcggcggccattcaggaagctcaggaggcggcggccattcaggaagctcaggaggcggcggccattcaggaagctcaggaggcggcggccattcaggaggctcaggaggcggcggccattcaggaagctcaggaggcggcggccattcaggaagctcaggaggcggcggccattcaggaagctcaggaggcggcggccattcaggaagctcaggcggcggccattcaggaagctcaggaggcggcggccattcaggaagctcaggaggcggcggccattcaggaagctcaggaggcggcggccattcaggaagctcaggaggcggcggccattcaggaagctcaggaggcggcggccattcaggaagctcaggaggcggcggccattcaggaagctcaggaggcggcggccattcaggaagctcaggaggcggcggccattcaggaagctcaggaggcggcggccattcaggaagctcaggaggcggcggccattcaggaagctcaggaggcggcggccattcaggaagctcaggaggcggcggccattcaggaagctcaggaggcggcggccattcaggaagttctggaggatctggcagctttggcagcactggagggtctggcagctctggagggtctggcagctctggagttgccggtggcagctctggaggtggcggtggcagctctggcggtaacagctctggtggtggcatCAGCTCTGGTAACTCAGGTGGTGGTGGCCATTCTGGTGGCTCAGGTGATGATATTTCAGGAACTGAAACAGGAACTATGGCAGGAACGGACAAGGAACAGGaaaccatcttgtgagctggtggcagattggcgcttaccacattgtgagctggagggctggttgtga